A single genomic interval of Stieleria maiorica harbors:
- a CDS encoding serine O-acetyltransferase, translated as MASDVRLKEQLPRLTERIVATYTPDDAINHLGHCPLPSYEAVIEILLNIKDILYPGYRRKVGLHAGNISYHVGSTIDTLHDQLTTQIARALRHEDRVRNKHNDCESETDFEAKGQAMAIELLERIPDLRKTLATDVQAAFDGDPACQTTDEVVFCYPGIEAITVYRIAHELVRLDVPFIPRMMTEWAHKQTGIDIHPGATIGAYFFIDHGTGVVVGETCEIGDHVKLYQGVTLGALSFKTDDSGTLIRGQKRHPTIEDGVVVYANATILGGRTVVGRDSVIGSSVWITRSVSPKTTVVLEQPSLKVRGAAAADAVNEHVNYQI; from the coding sequence GTGGCATCCGACGTCCGATTGAAAGAACAGCTGCCGCGTTTGACCGAGCGCATCGTGGCGACCTACACGCCCGACGATGCGATCAATCACCTCGGCCACTGCCCGCTTCCCAGTTACGAAGCGGTCATCGAAATCTTGTTGAACATCAAGGACATCTTGTACCCCGGCTATCGCCGCAAGGTGGGGTTGCACGCCGGCAACATCTCCTACCACGTCGGCAGCACGATCGATACCTTGCACGATCAGCTGACGACGCAAATCGCTCGCGCGCTGCGGCACGAAGACCGGGTCCGCAACAAGCACAACGACTGCGAAAGCGAGACCGATTTCGAGGCCAAGGGCCAGGCGATGGCGATCGAGCTGTTGGAGCGTATCCCGGATCTGCGGAAAACGTTGGCCACCGATGTCCAGGCGGCGTTCGACGGCGACCCGGCCTGCCAAACGACCGATGAAGTCGTTTTTTGCTACCCCGGAATCGAAGCGATCACCGTCTATCGCATCGCCCACGAACTGGTCCGTTTGGACGTCCCGTTCATCCCACGAATGATGACCGAGTGGGCCCACAAACAAACCGGCATCGACATTCACCCCGGTGCGACGATCGGCGCGTACTTCTTCATCGATCACGGGACCGGTGTGGTCGTGGGCGAGACCTGCGAGATCGGCGACCACGTCAAGTTGTACCAGGGGGTCACGCTGGGGGCTCTGAGTTTCAAGACGGATGACAGTGGAACACTGATCCGCGGCCAAAAGCGGCACCCGACGATCGAGGATGGGGTGGTCGTTTACGCCAACGCGACCATCCTGGGCGGCCGAACCGTGGTGGGACGCGATTCGGTGATCGGATCGAGCGTCTGGATCACTCGCAGCGTCTCCCCGAAAACGACGGTGGTCTTGGAACAGCCCTCCTTGAAGGTCCGCGGCGCGGCCGCCGCCGACGCGGTCAACGAGCACGTCAATTACCAGATCTAG
- a CDS encoding tetratricopeptide repeat protein, producing the protein MKKNHQQLDRPERFVRGVLRPFFGTCLLAAVAGCQSFGGGSTTRSWFPKLPFRSVATSESDTQPPPPVQSEDPPRVASDSVTNAGGSLVSGLPSTNRLVGYVTGKKHEDIPKAKQLYRRGDELFKQAARAPKATRTGMFAEAAELFERACKEAPGSGLNQDALFMQGESLFFANDLNGARDAFEKLQKDFPRNRHGDRAAARLFSISKYWIDVSKAGDDAWYSLNFFDTTRPLRDADGHAIRVLDQIRYDDPTGKLADDATMAAAAEHIRNEQYEKADEFLTDLRETFTDSDHLFLAHLLGIRCKLEIYGGPEYSELVLDEADELVKQTRRRFPNELREEKYNQLLARAAAEIAYHKAEKLAFRAKYRERKKEYGAAAQLYRKILRDHPTTPQADRARDVLAQIDDLPATPTQNFAIRAIAKAFPSSKRSTPLVTVDSVESTEETSEESPTDTPSETTGKKLLR; encoded by the coding sequence ATGAAAAAGAATCATCAACAATTGGACCGCCCCGAACGTTTCGTCCGAGGCGTTTTGCGACCGTTCTTTGGGACATGCTTGTTGGCGGCCGTGGCCGGGTGCCAGAGTTTCGGCGGCGGGTCGACGACGCGCAGCTGGTTTCCCAAGCTGCCGTTTCGATCCGTGGCGACCAGCGAATCGGACACGCAACCACCGCCGCCGGTCCAATCGGAGGATCCGCCCCGCGTGGCGTCGGACTCCGTCACCAACGCCGGCGGAAGCCTGGTCAGCGGTCTGCCCAGCACCAATCGATTGGTCGGCTATGTGACGGGTAAAAAACACGAAGACATCCCCAAAGCGAAGCAGCTGTACCGGCGCGGGGACGAACTTTTCAAACAGGCCGCCAGGGCTCCCAAAGCGACCCGCACCGGGATGTTCGCCGAGGCCGCCGAGTTGTTCGAACGGGCCTGCAAAGAGGCACCCGGTTCGGGATTGAACCAAGACGCGTTGTTCATGCAAGGTGAGTCGTTGTTCTTTGCCAATGATTTGAACGGCGCACGCGACGCCTTTGAAAAACTGCAAAAGGACTTCCCACGCAACCGACACGGCGACCGCGCCGCCGCACGACTGTTTTCGATCAGCAAGTATTGGATCGATGTCTCCAAGGCCGGCGACGATGCCTGGTACTCGCTCAATTTCTTTGACACCACACGTCCGCTACGCGATGCCGACGGCCATGCGATCCGGGTGTTGGACCAGATTCGATACGACGATCCGACCGGCAAGCTGGCCGATGACGCGACCATGGCGGCCGCCGCCGAACACATTCGCAATGAACAGTACGAGAAAGCAGACGAGTTCTTGACCGACCTTCGTGAAACGTTCACCGACAGCGACCACCTGTTCCTGGCACACTTGCTGGGGATTCGGTGCAAGCTGGAAATCTATGGCGGACCGGAGTACAGCGAACTGGTCTTGGACGAAGCCGACGAACTGGTCAAACAAACACGTCGCCGCTTCCCGAACGAATTGCGCGAAGAGAAATACAACCAGCTGCTCGCCCGGGCGGCCGCGGAAATCGCCTACCACAAAGCCGAGAAACTTGCGTTCCGAGCCAAGTATCGAGAACGCAAAAAAGAGTACGGCGCCGCGGCACAGCTGTATCGCAAGATCCTGCGTGACCACCCCACCACGCCGCAGGCCGATCGGGCTCGCGATGTCTTGGCACAGATCGACGATCTGCCGGCCACGCCGACACAGAATTTCGCCATTCGCGCCATCGCCAAAGCGTTTCCATCGTCCAAACGCTCCACGCCGCTGGTGACCGTCGACTCCGTGGAATCGACCGAGGAGACCTCCGAGGAATCTCCGACGGACACCCCCAGCGAAACGACCGGCAAGAAGCTGCTCCGCTAA
- the recO gene encoding DNA repair protein RecO gives MAAEQTTAVVLRTIPFSETSLVVTLLTRDFGQVAALAKGARRPKSSFEGSLDLLAVCRVVLIRKSSDALDLLTEAKLQRRFRGAEKSLDRVYAGYYIAEMLRLLTDNHDPHPGLYDLTLDALGQIDGKGNSALALLGFDTSALRLLGHAPATRRCVDCGGRVGDSPRIAFAPIAGGVVCRDCRPRQHSLLTVSGETIDHLERLLAPHTRLPIELPSSVYREMRGLINRYIQAILGSIPKMQPYLPARMEPVE, from the coding sequence ATGGCCGCCGAGCAGACCACGGCGGTCGTTCTGCGGACGATCCCGTTCAGCGAAACCAGCTTGGTCGTCACGCTGTTGACACGCGACTTCGGCCAAGTCGCGGCGTTGGCCAAGGGGGCTCGCCGTCCCAAGAGTTCCTTCGAAGGTTCGCTTGACCTGCTGGCCGTCTGTCGTGTAGTGCTGATTCGGAAATCCTCCGATGCGCTCGATCTGTTGACCGAGGCCAAGCTCCAGCGTCGTTTTCGCGGGGCGGAAAAGTCGTTGGATCGCGTTTATGCCGGATACTACATCGCCGAAATGCTTCGACTGTTGACGGACAATCACGATCCCCATCCCGGGCTGTACGACCTGACGCTCGACGCGCTCGGGCAGATCGACGGCAAGGGAAATTCCGCCTTGGCACTGCTCGGCTTTGACACCTCGGCCCTGCGTTTGCTCGGTCATGCTCCGGCGACGCGCCGATGCGTTGATTGCGGCGGTCGCGTCGGGGATAGCCCGCGGATCGCGTTCGCACCGATCGCCGGCGGCGTCGTGTGTCGCGACTGTCGACCGCGCCAGCACAGCCTGTTGACGGTCAGCGGTGAAACCATCGATCACTTGGAACGATTGCTGGCCCCCCACACGCGACTGCCGATCGAGCTTCCCTCGTCGGTTTATCGGGAGATGCGAGGCCTGATCAACCGATACATCCAAGCAATCCTCGGCTCAATTCCGAAAATGCAACCTTACCTGCCCGCCCGGATGGAACCGGTGGAATGA
- a CDS encoding ABC transporter permease produces the protein MYRWLLCFRYLKTRYIALASIISVTLGVATLIVVNSVMSGFSTEMHERLHGLASDVMIECHATGGMPDPDAHLREIERICGPALVGSSVSVSVPAMLGIDFRGQQIGRHVNLIGLDPTTYDSVSDFGKYLLHPENQKAASFQLRESGYAPDRKQLAAAGWRHRRDRVSEERRIEKLVAQERKMMAELRRKAGGEPDSSEQEPGGQDEAAAAAAEGPSFGPSFSQELITGSSDQLVAAVDPMTEQFPGIILGISTCSVRHRDDSGEVTDHYYAQPGDDVRMIFPNAAGETKVINQKFTVVDLYESGMSEYDSTFAFVRLDQLQEFRGMIDPQTGVRSVTTIQLKLAEGTDLNAIRDALRHRFPPELYAYNIQTWRDLQGPLLSAVRLETTILNILLFLIIAVAGFGILATFFMIVVEKTRDIGTLKALGASGRGVSSIFMSYGLLLGFVGSGAGLVGGLLFVHYINDIARLLELFTGQEVFDPTVYYFTEIPTIVHPFTLVWVMCGAIAIAVLASVLPAMRAARMHPVQALRFE, from the coding sequence ATGTATCGCTGGTTACTCTGCTTTCGTTATCTCAAAACACGCTACATCGCGCTGGCGTCGATCATCTCCGTCACGCTCGGGGTGGCGACGCTGATCGTCGTCAACAGCGTCATGAGCGGTTTTTCGACCGAGATGCACGAGCGGCTGCATGGTCTGGCGTCGGACGTGATGATCGAATGTCACGCCACCGGCGGCATGCCCGATCCGGACGCCCACCTGCGCGAAATCGAGCGAATCTGTGGTCCGGCCCTGGTCGGATCCTCGGTCAGCGTCAGTGTGCCGGCGATGCTGGGGATCGATTTCCGCGGCCAACAGATCGGACGTCACGTCAATTTGATCGGTTTGGACCCGACGACCTACGACAGCGTCAGCGACTTCGGCAAATACCTGCTGCACCCGGAAAACCAAAAAGCTGCCAGTTTCCAGCTGCGTGAATCCGGGTACGCCCCCGATCGCAAACAGCTCGCCGCGGCCGGTTGGCGACACCGTCGCGATCGCGTCAGCGAAGAACGGCGGATCGAAAAGCTGGTCGCCCAAGAGCGGAAAATGATGGCCGAGCTGCGGCGCAAGGCCGGCGGCGAGCCCGATTCAAGCGAACAGGAACCCGGCGGACAAGACGAAGCGGCGGCCGCGGCGGCCGAAGGGCCTTCCTTCGGGCCTTCGTTCTCGCAGGAATTGATCACCGGCAGCAGTGACCAGTTGGTCGCCGCGGTGGACCCGATGACCGAACAGTTTCCCGGCATCATCCTGGGGATCTCCACCTGCAGCGTTCGCCACCGAGACGATTCCGGCGAAGTCACCGACCATTACTACGCCCAGCCGGGCGACGACGTGCGGATGATCTTTCCCAACGCGGCGGGCGAAACGAAAGTCATCAACCAGAAATTCACGGTCGTCGATCTGTATGAATCGGGGATGAGCGAGTACGACAGCACGTTCGCGTTCGTCCGTCTGGACCAGCTGCAAGAATTCCGCGGCATGATCGATCCCCAGACCGGGGTCCGCAGCGTCACCACGATCCAATTAAAACTGGCCGAAGGCACCGACCTGAACGCCATCCGCGACGCGCTGCGACATCGTTTTCCGCCCGAGTTGTACGCCTACAACATCCAGACCTGGCGCGATCTGCAAGGCCCGCTGCTGTCGGCGGTGCGACTGGAAACCACCATTTTGAACATCCTGCTGTTTTTGATCATCGCCGTGGCCGGGTTCGGAATCCTGGCGACGTTCTTCATGATCGTGGTCGAAAAAACGCGCGACATCGGAACCCTGAAAGCGCTGGGCGCATCGGGGCGCGGTGTCAGCAGCATCTTCATGTCCTATGGATTGCTGTTGGGTTTTGTCGGCAGCGGTGCCGGTTTGGTCGGCGGGCTGTTATTCGTGCACTACATCAACGACATCGCGCGGCTGCTGGAATTGTTCACGGGCCAAGAAGTGTTTGACCCGACGGTTTATTACTTCACCGAGATCCCGACGATCGTTCACCCCTTCACGCTGGTTTGGGTGATGTGTGGCGCGATCGCCATCGCGGTGCTGGCCAGTGTTTTGCCGGCGATGCGGGCGGCACGCATGCATCCCGTCCAAGCGTTGCGTTTCGAATGA
- a CDS encoding cytochrome c oxidase subunit 3, whose amino-acid sequence MAAGTSVTDPLDDRGKVLPPVLPVDRRVKQGGWLFLLSLLVFFVATLLLYALYAMSRSDDPLKQVPLPKTFLVSTVCLIVISFLVHAATRAVRRDRFRTTGWLLGTSTAAAVVFTVVQCLAMTEILLGPATFEGPGRGVAGMVVVLAILHALHVLGGIIALGIVAARSAIGLYDHERHWPVDFAAHYWHFLDLVWLCMIVTFWLTTGGFGF is encoded by the coding sequence ATGGCAGCAGGAACAAGCGTGACCGATCCGCTGGACGACCGAGGTAAAGTTTTGCCTCCCGTGTTGCCGGTGGACCGCCGGGTCAAGCAGGGGGGCTGGCTGTTTCTGCTTTCACTGCTGGTGTTCTTCGTCGCCACGCTGTTGCTGTATGCCCTGTATGCGATGTCACGCAGTGACGACCCGCTGAAACAGGTCCCACTTCCCAAGACCTTTTTGGTCAGCACGGTGTGTTTGATCGTGATCAGTTTTCTGGTCCACGCGGCGACCCGAGCGGTTCGCCGCGATCGATTCCGCACGACGGGCTGGTTGCTGGGGACCAGCACCGCCGCGGCGGTCGTGTTCACCGTGGTCCAGTGCCTGGCGATGACGGAAATCCTGCTCGGTCCGGCGACCTTTGAAGGCCCGGGGCGCGGGGTGGCCGGCATGGTCGTGGTGCTGGCCATTTTGCACGCCCTGCACGTGTTGGGCGGCATCATCGCGTTGGGCATCGTTGCGGCCCGTTCGGCGATCGGGTTGTACGACCACGAACGCCATTGGCCGGTCGATTTCGCCGCCCACTATTGGCACTTTCTGGACCTGGTGTGGCTCTGCATGATCGTGACGTTCTGGCTGACCACCGGCGGGTTCGGGTTTTAA
- a CDS encoding iron-containing alcohol dehydrogenase has product MTPFDAITRTRIVFGQGVFSRLGELAAGFRPRCVLVVSDAGIVDAGHFQHGVDNLRAAGLHVESFHDFAENPTSAMVDAGVAKAAQVKPDLLIGLGGGSSMDCCKGINFVYSGGGTIHDYHGVGKATADMLPMIAVPTTSGTGSEAQSFALISDAETHVKMACGDPKAACRIALLDPELTLTQPRSVTALTGIDAISHAIETYVTNRRNPMSITYSRRAFGLLAEGFSRVLQSPDDIDARSKMQLGACFAGMAIETSMLGAAHATANPLTARHDITHGQAVGLMLPAVIRLNGQYHGDWYAELLRDVDPTVSASEAPDRLAEMVTRWLKQADLATSLNALSIPASGIESFVEEALKQWTGTFNPVPLDKTNAELLYRSVA; this is encoded by the coding sequence TTGACACCATTTGATGCCATCACCCGCACGAGAATCGTTTTTGGGCAGGGCGTTTTCTCCCGGCTCGGTGAGCTGGCCGCAGGATTCCGCCCCCGATGCGTTCTGGTGGTCAGCGACGCAGGGATCGTCGATGCCGGCCACTTTCAACACGGCGTCGACAATTTACGTGCGGCCGGTTTGCACGTCGAATCGTTCCACGACTTCGCCGAAAACCCGACTTCGGCGATGGTCGATGCAGGGGTCGCCAAGGCCGCCCAGGTCAAACCGGACTTGCTGATCGGTCTCGGCGGCGGCAGCAGCATGGACTGTTGCAAGGGAATCAATTTCGTCTATTCCGGCGGCGGGACGATTCACGACTACCACGGGGTGGGCAAAGCGACTGCGGACATGTTGCCGATGATCGCCGTGCCGACGACCAGCGGCACCGGCAGCGAAGCCCAATCGTTTGCCTTGATCAGCGACGCCGAAACGCACGTCAAAATGGCTTGCGGTGATCCCAAGGCGGCGTGCAGGATCGCGCTGCTGGATCCCGAGCTGACGCTGACTCAGCCCCGCAGCGTGACGGCGCTGACGGGAATCGACGCGATCTCACACGCCATCGAAACCTACGTGACCAACCGACGCAATCCGATGTCGATCACGTACTCGCGTCGTGCCTTCGGGCTGTTGGCCGAAGGTTTTTCGCGGGTGCTGCAATCGCCCGACGACATCGACGCCCGCAGCAAGATGCAACTCGGCGCCTGCTTTGCCGGCATGGCAATCGAAACCTCCATGCTCGGTGCCGCCCACGCCACCGCCAACCCGCTGACCGCGCGGCACGACATCACCCACGGCCAAGCGGTCGGATTGATGTTGCCCGCCGTCATTCGCCTGAACGGCCAGTACCACGGCGACTGGTACGCGGAACTGTTGCGCGACGTCGATCCGACGGTCAGCGCGTCCGAGGCGCCCGATCGGTTGGCCGAGATGGTCACCCGCTGGCTCAAGCAAGCCGATCTGGCGACCAGCTTGAACGCGCTCTCGATTCCCGCCAGTGGGATCGAAAGCTTTGTCGAAGAAGCGCTCAAACAATGGACCGGAACCTTCAACCCGGTCCCGCTGGACAAAACCAACGCCGAACTGCTGTATCGATCGGTGGCCTGA
- a CDS encoding ABC transporter ATP-binding protein translates to MPTPIVLTARGLTKSYHKDRIDVPVLRGVDVEVRQGLVTALVGRSGSGKSTLMHLLATLDRPDAGEIFFRGNRIDNAPRAVRDRYRNHEIGIIFQFYHLLPELSAIENVLAPAMIGQRVWSYFKSRSENRRRAEALLDRVGLLHRAKHRPSEMSGGEMQRVAIARALMTDPKMLLADEPTGNLDTETGQEILGLLADLKESDNLTILMITHDDEIAASADVCWRMQDGQIHRDADLDDAPVLATQAA, encoded by the coding sequence ATGCCGACTCCTATCGTTTTGACCGCGCGCGGATTGACCAAGAGCTATCACAAGGACCGCATCGACGTTCCCGTGCTTCGCGGCGTCGATGTTGAAGTCCGACAAGGCTTGGTCACGGCACTGGTCGGCCGCAGCGGCAGCGGCAAGAGCACGCTGATGCACCTGCTGGCCACGTTGGATCGGCCCGACGCGGGCGAGATTTTTTTTCGGGGCAACCGGATCGACAACGCACCGCGCGCCGTCCGCGATCGCTATCGGAATCATGAAATCGGCATCATCTTTCAGTTCTATCATCTGTTGCCGGAACTTTCGGCGATCGAAAACGTGCTCGCCCCGGCCATGATCGGGCAACGCGTTTGGAGCTATTTCAAGTCGCGGTCAGAAAACCGTCGCCGGGCCGAAGCGCTGCTCGATCGAGTCGGGTTGCTGCACCGCGCGAAACACCGCCCGAGTGAAATGAGCGGCGGCGAGATGCAACGGGTTGCGATCGCTCGGGCACTGATGACCGATCCGAAAATGCTGTTGGCCGACGAGCCGACCGGCAACCTGGACACCGAGACGGGGCAGGAGATCTTAGGCTTGTTGGCGGATCTGAAAGAGTCGGACAATCTGACGATCCTGATGATCACCCACGACGACGAAATCGCCGCCTCGGCCGACGTCTGTTGGCGGATGCAGGACGGACAGATTCACCGCGACGCCGACCTGGACGACGCGCCCGTTTTGGCCACCCAAGCGGCCTAG
- the lptE gene encoding LPS assembly lipoprotein LptE — protein sequence MLGTLFAVLLLNGCAAYQFGSAALYPSGIRTVHIPVVRNDTFRHDLGPQLTDALVKEVERRTPYKVVSNPHADSVLRCTISGQSKVVLTETSSDDPRALDSAITVGATWTSRDGRRLMQNSLASVDQDSIGFSQSVRFVPEAGQSIDTANQEAIDRLARRIVSQMESRW from the coding sequence GTGCTCGGCACGCTGTTCGCAGTGCTCCTACTCAACGGCTGCGCCGCCTACCAATTCGGTTCGGCGGCACTTTACCCCAGCGGCATTCGCACCGTGCATATCCCCGTGGTCCGCAACGACACGTTCCGCCACGACCTGGGACCACAGTTGACCGACGCCCTGGTCAAAGAAGTCGAGCGGCGGACACCCTACAAAGTGGTCAGCAATCCGCACGCGGATTCCGTTTTGCGGTGTACCATCTCGGGGCAATCAAAAGTTGTATTGACCGAGACCAGCAGCGACGACCCGCGTGCGCTCGACAGCGCGATCACGGTCGGAGCGACCTGGACCTCGCGCGACGGACGACGGTTGATGCAAAATAGTTTGGCAAGCGTTGACCAAGACAGCATCGGGTTCAGCCAAAGTGTTCGGTTTGTCCCCGAGGCCGGCCAGTCGATCGACACGGCCAACCAGGAAGCCATCGACCGCCTGGCCCGACGGATCGTCTCGCAAATGGAATCCCGCTGGTAA
- a CDS encoding tetratricopeptide repeat protein, producing the protein MSRKEKILAMLQDDPSDTFLRYSLAMELRSEGDHDSSLGKLGELMRDTPPYVPAFFMAAQQLVDLGRIDEARTRLRDGIDQARHQGDGHAAAEMSELLATLGDLGEDDDEL; encoded by the coding sequence ATGTCACGCAAAGAAAAGATCCTGGCGATGCTGCAAGACGATCCTTCGGACACGTTCTTGCGTTACAGCTTGGCCATGGAATTGCGGAGCGAAGGAGATCACGACAGCAGCCTGGGAAAACTGGGCGAACTGATGCGTGACACTCCCCCTTACGTTCCGGCCTTCTTCATGGCCGCCCAACAGCTGGTCGATTTGGGCCGCATCGACGAGGCCCGGACGCGCTTGCGCGATGGCATCGACCAGGCTCGTCATCAGGGCGATGGACATGCCGCGGCGGAAATGAGCGAATTGCTGGCAACGCTCGGCGACTTGGGCGAAGACGACGACGAACTGTAA